The following are encoded together in the Bombus affinis isolate iyBomAffi1 chromosome 6, iyBomAffi1.2, whole genome shotgun sequence genome:
- the LOC126917045 gene encoding chondroitin sulfate synthase 2 isoform X1 — MTKHYQKMNPVLKIFLTHCWANIHLIIGISMGLSFSMMLIPVNVDNSNGNTEYSMHYLNYQDDLDEYEPKININSKPQQAQKVSKALVRPRYYSTELGIREKLFIGVITSQQYLYSRDIAINKTIAHIVDKVRYFISIPEGTKPNVTLPGIVGFTDTRSILKPFHTMKYIIDNYLENYDYYFLIKDVSYINVKKLVKFVTKISVSQNVHVGVLGDIPTYCSLGKLSMFKYYSGILLSNSIIQELKNNLDWCVKNAYSDSDDVNFGRCIVHSTSTPCSNHIQGQKFRHTKLKPTFLFEMNLKELVKNKEFLSSLVIYPIYDHLLAYKLNTYFAATKSVEIQEKISNIRKSILNMAILGPPQERNVSWPIGNQPGNKAIGRFDILRWSYFNQTHIFLNTDFSTVQELKTDAKFDIDRTINITASSIIADYRYTFKFNKLLNGYQRFDASRGMNYILDLEFTNVNTGKILRKRIEVCKPLGKVEILPVPYVTENTRINIILTINPSKKRDALNFLEHYAIDCMEKKYKTFLMMVLLYNFDSASKGRTDIYYEIKQYALSLADKYKKQQSKITWLSVRLPNIVTSIEANQLLNIAITDLCIRKFSPESLILLVETGIQLRLDYLNRIRMNTINQYQVFSPIPFMEYHPDIAHMNDIKQADTDINRNHGRYDEYNFNNIAFYVRDYNTMRKTTEASIPIIHSDRDISSMLNLSQNIPDTSLYEMFVSFSNLHILRAIEPALKVRYKNVDCFDTTDNVSNFCTRSKNHHLGRRNQLARLILDYETYKNSLLR; from the exons ATGACCAAACATTATCAAAAAATGAATCCAGtgctaaaaatatttttaacccATTGTTGggcaaatatacatttaataattGGGATTAGCATGGGTCTAAGTTTCAGTATGATGTTAATACCAGTTAATGTAGATAATTCTAATGGGAATACAGAGTATTCAATGCATTATTTAAATTACCAAGATGACTTGGACGAATATGAaccaaaaataaatattaacagCAAACCTCAACAGGCACAAAAAGTTTCTAAAGCATTAGTACGCCCAAGATATTATTCTACAGAACTTGGAATCAGAGAGAAATTATTCATTGGAGTGATAACAAGTCAACAATACCTATATAGTAGAGACATAGcaattaataaaactattgcACACATTGTGGACAAAGTACGATATTTCATTTCTATACCTGAAGGAACAAAGCCTAATGTTACTCTTCCTGGTATAGTTGGATTTACAGATACCAGAAGCATTTTGAAACCATTTCATactatgaaatatataatagataattaTTTGGAAAATTATGATTACTATTTCTTAATCAAAGATGTAAGCTACATCAATGTTAAAAAATTAGTAAAATTCGTTACCAAGATTAGTGTAAGTCAAAATGTTCATGTGGGGGTTCTTGGAGACATTCCAACTTATTGTTCCTTGGGTAAACTTAGCATGTTTAAATATT ATTCAGGAATCCTTCTAAGTAATTCGATAATACAAGAATTAAAAAACAATTTGGATTGGTGTGTAAAAAATGCTTATTCTGATTCGGACGATGTTAATTTTGGACGATGTATTGTTCATTCTACCTCGACACCTTGCTCTAATCACATACAGGGTCAGAAATTTCGGCATACCAAATTGAAACCAACATTTTTATTTGAGATGAATCTGAAGGAATTAGTTAAAAACAAAGAATTTCTAAGTTCACTTGTAATATATCCAATATATGACCACCTTCTTGCCTACAAATTGAACACTTATTTTGCGGCA ACAAAGTCTGTGGAAATTCAAGAAAAGATTTCCAATATTCGGAAATCGATTTTAAATATGGCAATTTTAGGGCCTCCACAAGAACGCAATGTTTCATGGCCAATCGGTAATCAACCAGGAAATAAAGCTATTGGTCGTTTTGATATTTTACGATGGTCATATTTTAATCAAACTCACATATTCCTAAATACTGATTTTTCAACTGTACAAGAATTAAAAACCGATGCTAAATTTGACATAGATCGAACGATTAATATTACAGCTTCTAGTATAATCGCTGATTATCGATATACattcaaatttaataaattattaaatggaTATCAAAGGTTTGATGCATCTCGAGGAATGAATTACATATTAGACTTGGAGTTTACCAATGTTAATACTGGTAAAATATTGAGGAAGAGGATTGAAGTGTGCAAACCGCTTGGAAAAGTTGAGATCTTGCCTGTTCCGTACGTAACAGAAAACAcgagaataaatataatactaaCCATAAATCCATCAAAGAAACGGGATGCGCTGAACTTTTTGGAGCACTATGCTATAGACTGTATGGAAAAGAAGTACAAAACCTTCCTTATGATG gtccttttatataattttgacTCTGCATCTAAAGGAAGGACAGATATATACTATGAGATTAAACAATATGCACTATCATTGGCTGATAAATATAAGAAACAGCAGTCAAAAATTACCTGGCTTTCTGTACGCTTACCGAATATTGTAACGTCCATTGAAGCAAATCAGTTGCTGAACATAGCTATTACAGATTTATGCATAAGAAAATTTTCACCCGAAAGTTTAATACTTCTCGTCGAAACTGGAATACAACTTCGGCTGGATTATTTAAATAGG aTCCGTATGAATACCATAAACCAATACCAAGTATTCAGTCCAATTCCTTTTATGGAATATCATCCTGATATAGCTCATATGAACGATATAAAACAAGCTGACACGGATATTAATCGCAATCATGGAAGATACGAcgaatataatttcaataatatcgCCTTTTATGTTAGAGACTATAACACCA TGAGAAAAACCACTGAGGCTAGCATTCCAATAATACACTCCGATCGAGATATTTCATCAATGCTAAACCTTTCACAGAATATTCCCGATACTTCTTTATACGAGATGTTTGTTTCTTTCAGTAACCTACATATTTTACGCGCAATAGAACCAGCTCTCAAAGTAAGGTATAAAAATGTTGATTGCTTTGATACAACTGATAATGTCAGCAATTTCTGTACACGGTCGAAGAATCATCATTTAGGTCGACGTAATCAACTTGCTAGATTAATACTAGATTATGAAACTTATAAAAATAGTTTACTAAGATAA
- the LOC126917083 gene encoding transmembrane protein 64 gives MDIINIEDVETGVRPSKNSTSIQCNCIHSNSVCYIVVTIATLALLGAIVFICRDYIKVLLYWIEHQNIWIVTVIFIALFTVVSFPIVIGYLFLIIASGYLFGILRGIVMVVLSANLGIAIAHVTLSALSSKLPIGALLQNDTARAILRVISGPQAFKVVLFARLTPIPFGLQNTIFAVSNMGGIRYHIASALGLLPAQIINIYLGSSLRSMQDVLEDRSTAATGYIVFCFQILIGISLMVYVVQKARRELQLALLEADLASMAETSHYLLDTLPDSKIVLTNLIA, from the exons ATGGATATAATTAATATAGAAGATGTGGAAACTGGTGTTCGTCCATCTAAGAACTCTACTTCGATACAGTGTAACTGTATCCACTCAAATTCAGTGTGCTACATTGTAGTAACAATTGCCACCCTGGCACTTTTGGGTGCAATTGTTTTTATCTGCAGAGACTATATTAAAGTGTTGCTTTATTGGATTGAACATCAGAACATATGGATTGTTACTGTAATATTCATTGCATTGTTCACAGTGGTCTCATTCCCTATTGTAATCGGTTATTTATTCCTTATCATTGCTAGTGGTTATTTATTTGGCATATTGAGAGGCATTGTCATGGTAGTTTTGTCTGCCAATTTAGGAATAGCTATAGCACATGTTACCCTTAGTGCATTGTCATCTAAATTACCTATTGGAGCTCTTTTACAAAATGATACTGCAAGAGCTATTCTCAGAGTTATATCTGGACCACAAGCTTTCAAGGTTGTGTTATTTGCAAGATTAACTCCCATTCCTTTCGGTCTACAAAATACCATTTTTGCG GTAAGCAATATGGGTGGTATTCGATACCATATAGCTAGTGCATTAGGTTTACTACCTGCTCAAATCATCAATATTTACCTGGGCAGTAGTTTAAGATCTATGCAAGATGTCCTTGAAGATAGATCAACAGCAGCAACTGGTTACATTGTTTTCTGTTTCCAG ATTCTAATAGGTATTTCACTGATGGTATATGTTGTACAAAAAGCACGTAGGGAACTTCAACTAGCATTATTAGAAGCTGATCTTGCCTCAATGGCTGAAACCTCTCATTACCTTCTTGATACATTACCAGATTCTAAAATCGTTCTAACAAATCTGATTGcttaa
- the LOC126917054 gene encoding alanine--glyoxylate aminotransferase 2, mitochondrial isoform X2, producing MLINKCVQVTTTSANLSSFINLKWFTIQTRNIVTTVTDVSKMPDCEYVPFTYRITDYKEIKKAYESIISPSLKQFYKEPLLIHEGRGQWLWDHRGKRYLDMFGGVATVSVGHSHPKITAAISEQASKLNHVSSVYMHTHLYEYVTKLTTKFSNKLKVVYLTNSGSEANELAFLMARIYTRNQNIVSLKNGYHGATYGTSASTAMSTWKFPFVAQPPGYLHTVYPDVYKGNWGGSKCRDSPVQVIGRECDCGDDECVASEKYFQKFDESFRFSLASTHSVAAFIAESIQGIGGAVQYPKYFLQKIYNYIHEKGGLCIADEVQTGFGRTGEHFWGFENHDVEPDIVTLAKGIGNGFPLGAVVTSREISESLNSALHFNTFGGNPLACIVGSTVLDIIKEEDLQQNAYTVGTHLIDRLSTLLLEFPNIVGDVRGKGLMIGIELISNSETKKPLQMEYVLEIFENIKNMGVLVGKGGLHANVRCCE from the exons ATGTTAATAAATAAGTGTGTTCAAGTCACCACAACTTCTGCTAATTTATCATCTTTTATAAACTTAAAAT GGTTCACTATACAAACAAGAAATATCGTCACTACGGTGACAGATGTTTCAAAAATGCCTGATTGCGAATACGTACCTTTTACCTACAGG ATTACAGattataaagaaattaaaaaggcATACGAATCGATCATATCTCCTTCTTTGAAGCAATTTTACAAAGAACCATTATTAATACACGAAGGTCGAGGGCAATGGTTGTGGGATCATCGTGGTAAACGATATTTGGATATGTTCGGTGGGGTTGCTACTGTGTCTGTTGGTCACTCTCATCC AAAAATAACAGCTGCTATATCTGAACAAGCGTCTAAATTGAATCACGTATCTTCCGTTTATATGCATACCCATTTATATGAATATGTAACCAAGTTAACAACTAAATTTTCAAACAAATTGAAAGTAGTATATCTAACAAATAGCGGATCGGAAGCAAACGAATTGGCGTTCTTAATGGCTAGGATCTACACGCGCAACCAGAATATCGTATCGCTAAAAAATGGATATCATGGTGCAACTTATGGAACCTCAGCATCTACGGCCATGAgtacatggaaatttccattcGTTGCACAACCACCTGGCTATttacat ACGGTATATCCAGATGTATACAAAGGTAATTGGGGTGGATCAAAATGTAGAGATTCGCCTGTACAAGTGATAGGAAGGGAATGTGATTGTGGGGATGATGAATGTGTAGCttctgaaaaatattttcagaaaTTCGATGAATCGTTTCGTTTTAGTTTGGCAAGTACGCACAGCGTCGCAGCGTTTATAGCTGAAAGTATACAG GGAATAGGAGGTGCAGTTCAATATCCCAAATATTTCCTtcagaaaatatataattatatccaTGAAAAGGGTGGTCTTTGTATAGCAGATGAAGTTCAGACTGGTTTCGGTAGGACGGGAGAGCATTTTTGGGGTTTCGAGAACCACGATGTGGAACCGGATATAGTAACTTTAGCAAAGGGAATAGGAAACGGATTTCCTCTTGGAGCTGTAGTGACAAGTAGGGAGATTTCCGAAAGTTTGAATTCAGCATTGCACTTTAACACGTTCGGAGGAAATCCACTTGCGTGCATCGTAGGATCAACGGTATTAGAT attataaaagaagaagatcTTCAACAAAATGCATATACAGTCGGAACACATTTGATCGATCGCTTGAGTACTTTGTTATTAGAATTTCCCAATATCGTTGGTGATGTTAGAGGAAAGGGATTAATGATTGGAATTGAATTAATTTCGAACTCCGAAACGAAAAAGCCGTTACAAATGGAATACGTGCTCGAGATTTTCGAGAATATCAAAAATATGGGTGTTCTTGTTGGTAAAGGAGGGTTACATGCAAATGTAAG GTGCTGCGAATAA
- the LOC126917068 gene encoding evolutionarily conserved signaling intermediate in Toll pathway, mitochondrial codes for MNILMRSILVSLNKSQIIKKHVSVQLTIVNNFHNNKILYNKDDPDSDIIPYRFDVQIKEKETFLEIIRIYKRDDHARKAQLQFITTALKYMDEFDVNKDLETYKALFDIFPKGRYIPENKYQLMMYHYPKHQDTALLILNKMESNFIIPDYEMQKMIKDTFGTNGLVMKKCCSMFYWLPKFSELNPWPLPKPIPTDAKVLAQFALAKISSIDVQANTTVYRTKDVPDAIDDTWIVSTMSKSQQELLAVQPTDKSLTVEGPFAIWVDKYYIDYFVLKGEAIKREIIYEEYDDITKLKIPFWEKHNFKIPVTIHEQEDGVYYAMCATGTSSKDSLLSWIRCLQKTNPILEKVPVTFKLKSITNEQLYIKDAEKPDVKQISENVDATKK; via the exons ATGAATATATTAATGAGAAGCATACTCGTCtcattaaataaatcacaaataattaaaaaacatGTAAGTGTACAATTGACAATCGTTAACAATTTTcataacaataaaattttatataataaagatgATCCCGATAGTGACATTATACCTTATCGTTTTGACGtgcaaataaaagaaaaagaaacttttttggaaattatacgtatatataaaagGGATGACCATGCCAGAAAAGCACAATTACAATTCATAACAactgctttaaaatatatggATGAATTTGACGTAAATAAAGACTTAGAAACTTACAAGgcattatttgatatatttccAAAAGGAAGATACATACCAGAAAATAAATATCAACTTATGATGTATCATTATCCAAAACATCAGGATACAGCTCTATTAATACTTAACAAAATGGAAAGTAATTTTATAATACCTGATTATGAAATGCAAAAAATGATCAAAGATACTTTTGGTACAAATGGTTTAGTTATGAAAAAATGTTGCAGTATGTTTTATTGGTTACCAAAATTTTCTGAACTAAACCCTTGGCCACTACCAAAACCTATACCAACAGATGCAAAAGTACTTGCCCAATTTGCATTAGCAAAAATATCGAGCATAGATGTACAAGCTAATACTACTGTATATAGAACAAAGGACGTACCTGATGCAATTGACGATACATGGATTGTATCTACCATGAGTAAATCACAACAAGAACTTCTTGCTGTACAACCAACTGATAAATCATTAACTGTCGAAGGTCCTTTTGCAATTTGGgttgataaatattatatagattATTTTGTATTAAAAGGAGAGGCAATAAAAAGGGAGATCATTTATGAAGAGTATGAtg ATATAACTAAATTGAAAATTCCATTTTGGGAAAAGCATAACTTTAAAATACCAGTTACTATTCATGAACAGGAAGATGGTGTATATTATGCAATGTGTGCTACAGGTACATCTTCTAAAGATTCCCTATTATCATGGATAAGATGCTTGCAAAAAACAAATCCAATTTTAGAAAAAGTACCAGtaacatttaaattaaaatcaattACAAATGAACAATTATACATCAAAGATGCTGAAAAACCTGATGTAAAACAAATATCTGAGAATGTGGATGCAACAAAAAAGTAG
- the LOC126917054 gene encoding alanine--glyoxylate aminotransferase 2, mitochondrial isoform X1, which yields MLINKCVQVTTTSANLSSFINLKWFTIQTRNIVTTVTDVSKMPDCEYVPFTYRITDYKEIKKAYESIISPSLKQFYKEPLLIHEGRGQWLWDHRGKRYLDMFGGVATVSVGHSHPKITAAISEQASKLNHVSSVYMHTHLYEYVTKLTTKFSNKLKVVYLTNSGSEANELAFLMARIYTRNQNIVSLKNGYHGATYGTSASTAMSTWKFPFVAQPPGYLHTVYPDVYKGNWGGSKCRDSPVQVIGRECDCGDDECVASEKYFQKFDESFRFSLASTHSVAAFIAESIQGIGGAVQYPKYFLQKIYNYIHEKGGLCIADEVQTGFGRTGEHFWGFENHDVEPDIVTLAKGIGNGFPLGAVVTSREISESLNSALHFNTFGGNPLACIVGSTVLDIIKEEDLQQNAYTVGTHLIDRLSTLLLEFPNIVGDVRGKGLMIGIELISNSETKKPLQMEYVLEIFENIKNMGVLVGKGGLHANVLRIKPPLCVTEMDADFTFEVIKRTLEIHQEKYKQIKG from the exons ATGTTAATAAATAAGTGTGTTCAAGTCACCACAACTTCTGCTAATTTATCATCTTTTATAAACTTAAAAT GGTTCACTATACAAACAAGAAATATCGTCACTACGGTGACAGATGTTTCAAAAATGCCTGATTGCGAATACGTACCTTTTACCTACAGG ATTACAGattataaagaaattaaaaaggcATACGAATCGATCATATCTCCTTCTTTGAAGCAATTTTACAAAGAACCATTATTAATACACGAAGGTCGAGGGCAATGGTTGTGGGATCATCGTGGTAAACGATATTTGGATATGTTCGGTGGGGTTGCTACTGTGTCTGTTGGTCACTCTCATCC AAAAATAACAGCTGCTATATCTGAACAAGCGTCTAAATTGAATCACGTATCTTCCGTTTATATGCATACCCATTTATATGAATATGTAACCAAGTTAACAACTAAATTTTCAAACAAATTGAAAGTAGTATATCTAACAAATAGCGGATCGGAAGCAAACGAATTGGCGTTCTTAATGGCTAGGATCTACACGCGCAACCAGAATATCGTATCGCTAAAAAATGGATATCATGGTGCAACTTATGGAACCTCAGCATCTACGGCCATGAgtacatggaaatttccattcGTTGCACAACCACCTGGCTATttacat ACGGTATATCCAGATGTATACAAAGGTAATTGGGGTGGATCAAAATGTAGAGATTCGCCTGTACAAGTGATAGGAAGGGAATGTGATTGTGGGGATGATGAATGTGTAGCttctgaaaaatattttcagaaaTTCGATGAATCGTTTCGTTTTAGTTTGGCAAGTACGCACAGCGTCGCAGCGTTTATAGCTGAAAGTATACAG GGAATAGGAGGTGCAGTTCAATATCCCAAATATTTCCTtcagaaaatatataattatatccaTGAAAAGGGTGGTCTTTGTATAGCAGATGAAGTTCAGACTGGTTTCGGTAGGACGGGAGAGCATTTTTGGGGTTTCGAGAACCACGATGTGGAACCGGATATAGTAACTTTAGCAAAGGGAATAGGAAACGGATTTCCTCTTGGAGCTGTAGTGACAAGTAGGGAGATTTCCGAAAGTTTGAATTCAGCATTGCACTTTAACACGTTCGGAGGAAATCCACTTGCGTGCATCGTAGGATCAACGGTATTAGAT attataaaagaagaagatcTTCAACAAAATGCATATACAGTCGGAACACATTTGATCGATCGCTTGAGTACTTTGTTATTAGAATTTCCCAATATCGTTGGTGATGTTAGAGGAAAGGGATTAATGATTGGAATTGAATTAATTTCGAACTCCGAAACGAAAAAGCCGTTACAAATGGAATACGTGCTCGAGATTTTCGAGAATATCAAAAATATGGGTGTTCTTGTTGGTAAAGGAGGGTTACATGCAAAT GTGCTGCGAATAAAGCCACCTTTATGTGTAACGGAAATGGATGCAGATTTTACTTTTGAAGTTATTAAGAGAACATTAGAAATACACCAAGAAAAATATAAGCAGATTAAAGGATAA
- the LOC126917045 gene encoding chondroitin sulfate synthase 2 isoform X2 has product MTKHYQKMNPVLKIFLTHCWANIHLIIGISMGLSFSMMLIPVNVDNSNGNTEYSMHYLNYQDDLDEYEPKININSKPQQAQKVSKALVRPRYYSTELGIREKLFIGVITSQQYLYSRDIAINKTIAHIVDKVRYFISIPEGTKPNVTLPGIVGFTDTRSILKPFHTMKYIIDNYLENYDYYFLIKDVSYINVKKLVKFVTKISVSQNVHVGVLGDIPTYCSLDSGILLSNSIIQELKNNLDWCVKNAYSDSDDVNFGRCIVHSTSTPCSNHIQGQKFRHTKLKPTFLFEMNLKELVKNKEFLSSLVIYPIYDHLLAYKLNTYFAATKSVEIQEKISNIRKSILNMAILGPPQERNVSWPIGNQPGNKAIGRFDILRWSYFNQTHIFLNTDFSTVQELKTDAKFDIDRTINITASSIIADYRYTFKFNKLLNGYQRFDASRGMNYILDLEFTNVNTGKILRKRIEVCKPLGKVEILPVPYVTENTRINIILTINPSKKRDALNFLEHYAIDCMEKKYKTFLMMVLLYNFDSASKGRTDIYYEIKQYALSLADKYKKQQSKITWLSVRLPNIVTSIEANQLLNIAITDLCIRKFSPESLILLVETGIQLRLDYLNRIRMNTINQYQVFSPIPFMEYHPDIAHMNDIKQADTDINRNHGRYDEYNFNNIAFYVRDYNTMRKTTEASIPIIHSDRDISSMLNLSQNIPDTSLYEMFVSFSNLHILRAIEPALKVRYKNVDCFDTTDNVSNFCTRSKNHHLGRRNQLARLILDYETYKNSLLR; this is encoded by the exons ATGACCAAACATTATCAAAAAATGAATCCAGtgctaaaaatatttttaacccATTGTTGggcaaatatacatttaataattGGGATTAGCATGGGTCTAAGTTTCAGTATGATGTTAATACCAGTTAATGTAGATAATTCTAATGGGAATACAGAGTATTCAATGCATTATTTAAATTACCAAGATGACTTGGACGAATATGAaccaaaaataaatattaacagCAAACCTCAACAGGCACAAAAAGTTTCTAAAGCATTAGTACGCCCAAGATATTATTCTACAGAACTTGGAATCAGAGAGAAATTATTCATTGGAGTGATAACAAGTCAACAATACCTATATAGTAGAGACATAGcaattaataaaactattgcACACATTGTGGACAAAGTACGATATTTCATTTCTATACCTGAAGGAACAAAGCCTAATGTTACTCTTCCTGGTATAGTTGGATTTACAGATACCAGAAGCATTTTGAAACCATTTCATactatgaaatatataatagataattaTTTGGAAAATTATGATTACTATTTCTTAATCAAAGATGTAAGCTACATCAATGTTAAAAAATTAGTAAAATTCGTTACCAAGATTAGTGTAAGTCAAAATGTTCATGTGGGGGTTCTTGGAGACATTCCAACTTATTGTTCCTTGG ATTCAGGAATCCTTCTAAGTAATTCGATAATACAAGAATTAAAAAACAATTTGGATTGGTGTGTAAAAAATGCTTATTCTGATTCGGACGATGTTAATTTTGGACGATGTATTGTTCATTCTACCTCGACACCTTGCTCTAATCACATACAGGGTCAGAAATTTCGGCATACCAAATTGAAACCAACATTTTTATTTGAGATGAATCTGAAGGAATTAGTTAAAAACAAAGAATTTCTAAGTTCACTTGTAATATATCCAATATATGACCACCTTCTTGCCTACAAATTGAACACTTATTTTGCGGCA ACAAAGTCTGTGGAAATTCAAGAAAAGATTTCCAATATTCGGAAATCGATTTTAAATATGGCAATTTTAGGGCCTCCACAAGAACGCAATGTTTCATGGCCAATCGGTAATCAACCAGGAAATAAAGCTATTGGTCGTTTTGATATTTTACGATGGTCATATTTTAATCAAACTCACATATTCCTAAATACTGATTTTTCAACTGTACAAGAATTAAAAACCGATGCTAAATTTGACATAGATCGAACGATTAATATTACAGCTTCTAGTATAATCGCTGATTATCGATATACattcaaatttaataaattattaaatggaTATCAAAGGTTTGATGCATCTCGAGGAATGAATTACATATTAGACTTGGAGTTTACCAATGTTAATACTGGTAAAATATTGAGGAAGAGGATTGAAGTGTGCAAACCGCTTGGAAAAGTTGAGATCTTGCCTGTTCCGTACGTAACAGAAAACAcgagaataaatataatactaaCCATAAATCCATCAAAGAAACGGGATGCGCTGAACTTTTTGGAGCACTATGCTATAGACTGTATGGAAAAGAAGTACAAAACCTTCCTTATGATG gtccttttatataattttgacTCTGCATCTAAAGGAAGGACAGATATATACTATGAGATTAAACAATATGCACTATCATTGGCTGATAAATATAAGAAACAGCAGTCAAAAATTACCTGGCTTTCTGTACGCTTACCGAATATTGTAACGTCCATTGAAGCAAATCAGTTGCTGAACATAGCTATTACAGATTTATGCATAAGAAAATTTTCACCCGAAAGTTTAATACTTCTCGTCGAAACTGGAATACAACTTCGGCTGGATTATTTAAATAGG aTCCGTATGAATACCATAAACCAATACCAAGTATTCAGTCCAATTCCTTTTATGGAATATCATCCTGATATAGCTCATATGAACGATATAAAACAAGCTGACACGGATATTAATCGCAATCATGGAAGATACGAcgaatataatttcaataatatcgCCTTTTATGTTAGAGACTATAACACCA TGAGAAAAACCACTGAGGCTAGCATTCCAATAATACACTCCGATCGAGATATTTCATCAATGCTAAACCTTTCACAGAATATTCCCGATACTTCTTTATACGAGATGTTTGTTTCTTTCAGTAACCTACATATTTTACGCGCAATAGAACCAGCTCTCAAAGTAAGGTATAAAAATGTTGATTGCTTTGATACAACTGATAATGTCAGCAATTTCTGTACACGGTCGAAGAATCATCATTTAGGTCGACGTAATCAACTTGCTAGATTAATACTAGATTATGAAACTTATAAAAATAGTTTACTAAGATAA
- the LOC126917075 gene encoding ell-associated factor Eaf, protein MPLALVLFILSKGRLIKSYPMKSVTSVPETNFQGIGRDMAERLGLGPEIRELKLGSTFTSNRSTAFHTLKYDFKPASVDVSKVARVDVGTNNMMTVTVPHLDGAGIPHTVFKGSQKPYYKECVLIIDNVTGEITLEKLTANIQVKKTRTEPKSQIHLGVSGGNLSNRPITPVENKKSPTHGRATGRTKVISGKKREPSVQLHPKQYSPLRVSPYHNKSPPSTSTNSSPVQSSVAPSALASLPMIGSDNDDCPLISSGTFPTINSTAPSRSSSITNTQPNVKASVIMNNDEGALSDSSSSSSSSDSSEDSDSDTEDVPVSTVVNGDVNSTTPSPPLLISNNLLNDDLQLSESESE, encoded by the exons ATGCCTTTAGCACTTGTTTTATTCATATTATCAAAAGGGAGATTAATAAAATCATACCCAATGAAATCAGTCACATCTGTTCCGGAAACAAACTTCCAAGGTATCGGGCGTGACATGGCAGAGCGGCTTGGTCTGGGTCCTGAGATTCGAGAACTCAAACTGGGTTCAACTTTTACCAGTAACAGATCAACGGCCTTTCACACTTTGAAAT ATGATTTTAAACCAGCAAGTGTTGATGTTTCCAAGGTGGCAAGAGTCGATGTTGGAACAAACAACATGATGACAGTTACTGTTCCACATTTAGATGGTGCTGGAATTCCCCACACCGTTTTCAAGGGCTCTCAGAAACCATATTACAAAGAATGTGTTTTGATAATAGATAATGTCACGGGTGAAATTACACTAGAAAAATTAACAGCAAATATTCAAGTGAAAAAAACTCG AACAGAACCAAAGTCTCAAATACATTTAGGAGTTTCTGGAGGAAATCTTAGTAATAGACCTATAACTCCAGTAGAAAACAAAAAGAGCCCTACTCATGGTAGGGCAACTGGAAGAACAAAGGTTATAAGTGGGAAGAAAAGAGAACCTAGTGTTCAGTTACATCCAAAACAATATAGTCCTCTTCGAGTGTCACCATATCACAACAAAAGTCCACCTTCTACCTCAACTAATAG TTCACCAGTGCAATCTTCAGTGGCACCATCTGCTTTAGCCAGCTTACCAATGATTGGTTCTGATAATGATGACTGTCCCTTAATATCATCTGGGACATTCCCGACTATCAATTCTACTGCACCTTCAAGGTCGTCATCCATAACTAATACTCAACCCAATGTGAAAGCTTCTGTCATTATGAATAATGATGAAGGTGCTCTGAGTGATAGTAGTTCGAGTAGTTCAAGTTCAGATAGTTCAGAAGATAGTGACTCAGACACTGAAGATGTTCCAGTTTCGACAGTAGTTAATG GAGATGTAAATAGTACAACTCCATCTCCTCCACTACTTATATCAAATAATCTCCTAAATGATGATTTACAATTATCAGAATCAGAATCTGAGTGA